From Xiphophorus hellerii strain 12219 chromosome 20, Xiphophorus_hellerii-4.1, whole genome shotgun sequence, the proteins below share one genomic window:
- the LOC116710094 gene encoding transcription cofactor vestigial-like protein 4 isoform X2, with protein sequence METPLDVLSRAASFVHANDEESEAALRGDPRFQSLSLSSSSSSSSSSSSISSHRTGPPPISPTKRKLSGDQGDSDMDDNEHVAKMSRLFVAQLKPTDYRNSPVVKDHRRSPSERIVVPGHLGVQANHLYGHSHHHHLASLAGMDQPLALTKNSMVETPRSSTAAMASVPHTVSAVERQQNRPSVITCAAANNRNCNLSQCPVSHNGCSNFTNNYRRINTNTACDPVIEEHFRRSLGKNYKEPEPTATNSVSITGSVDDHFAKALGETWLQIKNKGSPSSSGSSPNSSPDSRMVNHNHSPSVVS encoded by the exons GTGAGGCAGCATTAAGAGGGGACCCCAGATTCCAGTCCTTGTCGCtatcctcgtcttcctcctcgtcatcctcttcttcctcaaTCTCCAGCCACAGGACTGGCCCTCCTCCCATCAGCCCCACCAAGAGGAAGCTCAGTGGGGACCAGGGGGACAGTGACATGGATGACAATGAGCACGTAGCTAAGATGAGTCGCCTGTTTGTTGCACAGCT GAAACCGACAGACTACCGCAACTCCCCTGTTGTGAAGGACCATCGGCGGAGTCCCAGTGAGCGCATTGTGGTTCCTGGTCATCTGGGGGTCCAAGCCAACCACCTGTATGGCCACagccaccaccaccacctggCCTCATTAGCAGGCATGGACCAGCCTTTGGCGCTTACCAAAAACAGCATGGTGGAGACGCCACGCAGCAGCACAGCAGCTATGGCCTCGGTGCCGCACACAGTCAGCGCAGTGGAACGGCAGCAG AATCGTCCATCAGTGATCACGTGTGCTGCAGCCAACAATCGCAACTGTAACCTGTCACAGTGTCCTGTCTCCCACAACGGCTGCTCCAACTTCACCAACAACTACAGAAGAATCAACA CCAACACGGCCTGCGACCCTGTTATCGAGGAACATTTCCGTCGCAGCCTTGGGAAGAACTACAAGGAGCCTGAGCCCACCGCCACCAACTCTGTGTCCATCACTGGCTCTGTGGACGACCACTTCGCCAAGGCGCTGGGCGAGACCTGGCTGCAGATCAAAAACAAGGGGAGTCCCTCGTCGTCCGGCAGCAGCCCAAACTCCTCTCCCGACAGTCGCATGGTCAATCACAACCACTCCCCGTCTGTGGTCTCTTGA
- the LOC116710094 gene encoding transcription cofactor vestigial-like protein 4 isoform X1, producing the protein MHLTKMDLLNYQYLDKMNNNIGILCYEGEAALRGDPRFQSLSLSSSSSSSSSSSSISSHRTGPPPISPTKRKLSGDQGDSDMDDNEHVAKMSRLFVAQLKPTDYRNSPVVKDHRRSPSERIVVPGHLGVQANHLYGHSHHHHLASLAGMDQPLALTKNSMVETPRSSTAAMASVPHTVSAVERQQNRPSVITCAAANNRNCNLSQCPVSHNGCSNFTNNYRRINTNTACDPVIEEHFRRSLGKNYKEPEPTATNSVSITGSVDDHFAKALGETWLQIKNKGSPSSSGSSPNSSPDSRMVNHNHSPSVVS; encoded by the exons ATGCATCTAACGAAGATGGACCTGTTGAACTACCAGTACCTGGACAAAATGAACAACAACATCGGTATCCTCTGCTACGAAG GTGAGGCAGCATTAAGAGGGGACCCCAGATTCCAGTCCTTGTCGCtatcctcgtcttcctcctcgtcatcctcttcttcctcaaTCTCCAGCCACAGGACTGGCCCTCCTCCCATCAGCCCCACCAAGAGGAAGCTCAGTGGGGACCAGGGGGACAGTGACATGGATGACAATGAGCACGTAGCTAAGATGAGTCGCCTGTTTGTTGCACAGCT GAAACCGACAGACTACCGCAACTCCCCTGTTGTGAAGGACCATCGGCGGAGTCCCAGTGAGCGCATTGTGGTTCCTGGTCATCTGGGGGTCCAAGCCAACCACCTGTATGGCCACagccaccaccaccacctggCCTCATTAGCAGGCATGGACCAGCCTTTGGCGCTTACCAAAAACAGCATGGTGGAGACGCCACGCAGCAGCACAGCAGCTATGGCCTCGGTGCCGCACACAGTCAGCGCAGTGGAACGGCAGCAG AATCGTCCATCAGTGATCACGTGTGCTGCAGCCAACAATCGCAACTGTAACCTGTCACAGTGTCCTGTCTCCCACAACGGCTGCTCCAACTTCACCAACAACTACAGAAGAATCAACA CCAACACGGCCTGCGACCCTGTTATCGAGGAACATTTCCGTCGCAGCCTTGGGAAGAACTACAAGGAGCCTGAGCCCACCGCCACCAACTCTGTGTCCATCACTGGCTCTGTGGACGACCACTTCGCCAAGGCGCTGGGCGAGACCTGGCTGCAGATCAAAAACAAGGGGAGTCCCTCGTCGTCCGGCAGCAGCCCAAACTCCTCTCCCGACAGTCGCATGGTCAATCACAACCACTCCCCGTCTGTGGTCTCTTGA